In Flavobacteriales bacterium, the genomic stretch AAAGTATACCGCAGAACAGTCAAAATTGTGTATGATGCTCATGAATACGAAACTGAAGTCAATCACTTAAAAGGATTCAAACAGCAGTTAATCAAATTTGAAGAAAGGCAACTAATTAAACATGCTGATGCTACCATTACTGTTAGTGATGCTATTGCCAAAGAGTATAAAAAACTTTACCCTAATATTGATACTCCTAGACTTGTTTTAAACTGTCCAAATTACAAGAAAATAGAAAATCAAGATTTATTTCGAAAACATTTTAATCTCCCTGAAGACGTTACGATCTTCCTTTTTCAAGGAAACCTAAGCAAAGGAAGGGGAATAGAGTTAACTATTGAAGCTTTTAAAAATGTTTCTGACAAAAAGAATGTGATTGTTTTTATGGGCTATGGGAATTTAGAAAACCTAATTAAACAAACTGCCCAAGAGGAATCTAATATCTTTTTCCACGAAGCTGTTCCTCAAAAAAACTTACTTAATTATACCACTTCAGCAGATTTTGGTATCCTTTTCTATGAAAACAGTTGTCTTAACCACTATTATTGTTCTCCCAATAAAATGTTTGAGTACATTATGGCAGAAATACCTGTTATCATCTCAAATCTTTATGAGATGAAGAAAATTATTAACCAATACAAAGTTGGAGTAATCGCAGAAGAAAACACTCCTGAAGGATTGATAGAAGCGATAAAAAAAGCCAGTCTTTTAGACAGAGCTGAAACCCATCAGAACTTACTTCAAACTAAACAAATTTACAACTGGGAAAACCAAGAAAAAGAACTTGTTGAGATCTATCACACTTTAGATGCTAACAAATAGTTTACAGCATTAACAAATAAAGGCAAAAGGGTTTGCTGTTTGTCTTTTAAACAATAATCGGAAGAACCAAAAACAAATATTTGCGGATTGTTTTGTTGTTTAAACTCAAACACTCCGCCTGTTTTATCTGCTCCATCCTTTTTTTCACAGGGAACACTCACTATTTTTTGATAAAAACAGTAGGGATTCCCACCTACTAAATACGCTGCACTTCCTAAAACTTTAGTAATATTCCCCATATCACCTCCTTTAAACACAGGATGACTCAACTCATTGATATAAACCTCACCTTTCCCTATATTTTTTCCTCCAAAATTAGAATTAATCATTGTATATAATTCACTACAACTATCAACCTTTCCTTTCCAACTCTGTAGCTTATCATCATTTCTTGCCATTTCAGAGCAACCAGATACCTGAAATCGACCTTTTATTTGATCGTAACA encodes the following:
- a CDS encoding glycosyltransferase family 4 protein: MAATNKTIALLVFNNFKNDSRVLKEALSLSKAGYNVEVIAHHDKGLEKEEKIGEVTVKRVSYLDRTTAGTFTKIIAYIQFIFAALKQTKNADFLHCNDLNTLPIGYLAKKVYRRTVKIVYDAHEYETEVNHLKGFKQQLIKFEERQLIKHADATITVSDAIAKEYKKLYPNIDTPRLVLNCPNYKKIENQDLFRKHFNLPEDVTIFLFQGNLSKGRGIELTIEAFKNVSDKKNVIVFMGYGNLENLIKQTAQEESNIFFHEAVPQKNLLNYTTSADFGILFYENSCLNHYYCSPNKMFEYIMAEIPVIISNLYEMKKIINQYKVGVIAEENTPEGLIEAIKKASLLDRAETHQNLLQTKQIYNWENQEKELVEIYHTLDANK